From the Spiroplasma sp. BIUS-1 genome, one window contains:
- the thrS gene encoding threonine--tRNA ligase, producing MKITLLDGNSMSFDGPKTVVEIAQEISISLGKKCVGAVVNGKEILPSKALIDRDCKLELITERHSLYNSVVNYTAKILTSFALKKVFPEGCVYPESEGYDKTEFFVYFDLDEKLTLEDIKKVEKIANEWVQKQLSFGFEKEGLTEKEYIDLMVSLKVKKSYIETMIENNKQRYIKYPMASLDGIAFYSRFATLNSTKDLFKIELNEITAFQVEEGQFVYKIHGLTGVSEKDLEDKKKKLEEIKESDHKYIAKNLEIYHLDPLIGQGLPIWLPNGTVLKQEIKKYLMQKEFEYDFIQIETPVIGTSELYKTSGHWDHYRDDMFAPMILPKEEMVLKPMSCPHHISVYKYKQRSYRDLPLRFAEHALQHRYESSGSLTGLERVRAMELTDSHIFVRPDQVKDEFVRCFNLITEVLNTFGIKIDYLSLSLRDPHDKEKYFNDDKMWNNAEKQLESVLDDLGINYEKMIGEAAFYGPKLDIQARTALGHEITVSTIQLDFLLPQKFDINYINAEGNLERPIMIHRGLVGTYERFISVLLEQTKGVLPLWCTPQQVEIIPVNIANKEYAEKIRNELKSNLIRSKIDLRDERLSYKIRDAQVRKIPYQLVLGEKEAENETVTYRKYGSEEQITVTIKEFCEMINKKVIEKSYN from the coding sequence ATGAAAATAACATTATTAGATGGAAATTCAATGAGTTTTGATGGACCAAAAACTGTAGTTGAAATTGCCCAAGAAATTTCTATTTCTTTAGGTAAAAAATGTGTTGGAGCCGTAGTCAATGGTAAAGAAATACTGCCTTCAAAAGCTTTAATTGATAGAGATTGTAAGTTGGAATTAATAACAGAAAGACATAGTCTTTATAATTCTGTTGTTAACTATACTGCAAAAATTCTTACTTCATTTGCTTTGAAAAAAGTTTTCCCTGAAGGGTGTGTTTATCCTGAAAGTGAAGGTTATGATAAAACTGAGTTTTTTGTTTATTTTGATTTAGATGAAAAATTAACTTTAGAAGATATTAAAAAAGTTGAAAAAATAGCAAATGAATGAGTTCAAAAACAATTATCTTTCGGATTTGAAAAAGAAGGACTAACTGAAAAAGAATACATTGATTTAATGGTTTCTTTAAAAGTTAAAAAAAGTTATATTGAAACAATGATAGAAAATAATAAACAAAGATATATAAAATACCCAATGGCTTCTCTTGATGGAATAGCTTTCTATTCAAGATTTGCAACTTTAAATAGTACAAAAGATTTATTTAAAATTGAATTAAATGAAATCACCGCTTTCCAAGTGGAAGAAGGTCAATTTGTATATAAAATTCATGGACTTACAGGAGTTAGTGAAAAAGATTTAGAAGATAAAAAGAAAAAACTTGAAGAAATTAAAGAAAGTGATCATAAATATATTGCTAAAAACTTAGAAATATATCATTTAGATCCTTTAATTGGTCAAGGTTTACCGATTTGATTACCAAATGGTACAGTCTTGAAACAAGAAATTAAAAAATATCTAATGCAAAAAGAATTTGAATATGATTTTATTCAAATTGAAACACCAGTTATTGGTACAAGTGAACTTTATAAAACATCAGGACATTGAGATCATTATCGTGATGATATGTTTGCACCTATGATTCTTCCAAAAGAAGAAATGGTTCTAAAACCAATGAGTTGTCCTCACCACATTTCAGTTTATAAATATAAACAAAGAAGTTATAGAGATCTGCCTTTAAGATTTGCAGAACATGCATTACAACATAGATATGAGTCAAGCGGAAGTTTAACAGGGCTTGAAAGAGTTAGGGCTATGGAGTTAACAGATTCACATATCTTTGTTAGACCAGATCAGGTTAAAGATGAATTTGTAAGATGTTTTAACTTAATAACAGAAGTTTTAAATACATTTGGTATTAAAATTGATTATCTTTCATTATCTTTGAGAGATCCTCATGATAAAGAAAAATACTTTAATGATGACAAAATGTGAAATAATGCAGAAAAACAATTAGAGTCAGTTTTAGATGACTTAGGTATTAATTATGAAAAAATGATTGGTGAAGCAGCCTTTTATGGTCCTAAATTAGATATTCAAGCAAGAACTGCTTTAGGTCATGAAATTACAGTTTCAACAATTCAATTAGACTTCTTATTACCTCAAAAATTTGATATTAACTATATAAATGCAGAAGGAAACTTAGAAAGACCTATAATGATCCACAGAGGTCTTGTGGGAACATATGAAAGATTTATTTCAGTTCTTTTAGAGCAAACAAAAGGGGTTTTACCACTTTGATGTACACCTCAACAAGTTGAAATAATACCTGTAAATATAGCTAATAAAGAATATGCTGAAAAAATTAGAAATGAACTTAAATCAAACTTAATTAGGTCAAAAATTGACTTAAGAGATGAAAGATTAAGTTACAAGATTCGTGATGCACAAGTAAGAAAAATTCCATACCAATTAGTTCTTGGTGAAAAAGAAGCTGAAAATGAAACAGTTACTTATAGAAAATATGGTAGTGAAGAACAAATCACTGTAACAATAAAAGAATTTTGTGAAATGATTAATAAAAAAGTTATAGAAAAATCATATAATTAA
- a CDS encoding formate/nitrite transporter family protein, which translates to MNKTNKIEDEIKLLKEQDYGVLDAQHSFMVDGVLGGFKAAIHKLHYTFVKQILLGIMSGVIIGFGYVACIIAMVSISGTDFEKFGTILLGFIFPGCIIMITFLGGGLFTSHVFSTIPVFKGCGSRRLYLKGIFGVLLGNFAGTFIFVALFSAAGGLWDNGPFLDKVFSMAMHKMYLVNHDLNASGTTNILSVLGTIGIGIASGILCNMMVCATLPLASTTKNTAAVILLMIFPIAYFAIGGFQHGPANSFFMWMLLFESIFNHSTVVSGNLHPEIQYFLLFIVLSTLPTLIGNWIGGALLLPGILYLINKEYATVLFKKIKLEYLENKVYSFKQKAETQAANLKNKIKEKEADIKAQEKQSKDK; encoded by the coding sequence ATGAACAAAACTAACAAAATTGAAGATGAAATTAAACTTCTTAAAGAACAAGATTATGGCGTTTTAGATGCTCAACATTCATTCATGGTTGATGGAGTTTTAGGTGGTTTTAAAGCAGCTATTCATAAGCTTCACTACACATTTGTAAAACAAATTTTACTAGGAATTATGAGTGGTGTTATTATTGGTTTTGGATATGTAGCATGTATTATTGCTATGGTATCTATAAGTGGAACTGATTTTGAAAAATTCGGAACAATTCTTTTAGGATTCATTTTCCCGGGATGTATCATTATGATTACATTTTTGGGTGGGGGATTATTTACAAGTCACGTATTTAGTACAATTCCTGTGTTTAAAGGTTGTGGAAGTAGAAGACTTTACTTAAAGGGAATCTTTGGAGTTCTTTTAGGTAACTTCGCAGGTACATTTATATTTGTAGCATTATTTTCTGCAGCTGGTGGACTTTGAGATAACGGACCTTTTTTAGACAAAGTTTTTTCAATGGCTATGCATAAAATGTATTTAGTAAATCACGATTTAAATGCAAGTGGAACAACAAATATTTTAAGTGTTTTAGGAACAATTGGAATTGGTATTGCTTCTGGTATTTTATGTAACATGATGGTTTGTGCAACACTACCATTGGCAAGTACGACAAAAAATACAGCAGCAGTAATACTTCTTATGATCTTCCCGATTGCTTATTTTGCAATTGGTGGATTCCAACATGGACCTGCAAACTCATTCTTTATGTGAATGTTATTGTTTGAATCAATATTTAATCATTCAACTGTAGTTTCTGGAAATTTACACCCAGAAATCCAATATTTCTTACTATTTATAGTTTTAAGTACTTTACCAACATTAATTGGTAACTGAATTGGTGGGGCTTTATTATTACCAGGTATTTTATATTTAATAAATAAAGAATACGCTACTGTTTTATTTAAAAAAATAAAATTAGAATATCTTGAAAACAAAGTTTACAGTTTTAAACAAAAAGCAGAAACACAAGCAGCTAATTTAAAGAATAAAATTAAAGAAAAAGAAGCTGATATAAAAGCTCAAGAAAAACAATCAAAAGATAAATAA
- a CDS encoding YfcC family protein — MKNNNLKVKRKFKFKIPTSFTILFAVLAMIMIASWIMHYAGVTYTKPPEKEEGQPTPGVAITAIGIVDLFVSIFRGFEDKVEVIVFVLSIGAFIYIVMKSKSLDALTQKIAWKFKDKTIWAIPIIVVFLSFCGSAYGMAEEALGFHMIVIPLMLVAGFDVFTALITVLLGGGIGPMLATFDPFLIFTAANAANNAPPMDGLIFRLVAWVLVTSFTSGWIMFYARSVKKNPQLSYTFSTLEEDKKFFLKEQINEVPLTKKRIAISVIFLSMFLIMIAYLFPWDTLFGTNAMQNAGLWVNKYIPFLTGLVPGMGHGDMFVVAGFFLIGSLIVTILNWESEESFIEDLMVGAKDMLGVAFIISIAGAITFLLKETGMQSLMLDGIEKSNVNNMNPFLFIIMTFLLFIPMSFALPSTSGFSSAVFPVWGPLAEQITVGSTATNMVSGSITAFAYANGTANMISPASGIVVGAAQIGRTSYGTIIKGTWKFHLCLFFINISLLLIGTGLNYTGAHIF; from the coding sequence ATGAAAAATAATAATTTAAAAGTAAAAAGGAAGTTTAAGTTTAAAATTCCTACATCATTTACAATACTTTTTGCTGTATTGGCAATGATAATGATAGCATCTTGAATAATGCATTATGCTGGGGTCACTTATACAAAACCACCAGAAAAAGAAGAGGGTCAACCGACTCCCGGAGTTGCTATAACTGCAATTGGTATCGTTGATTTATTTGTATCTATATTTAGAGGTTTTGAAGATAAAGTTGAAGTAATTGTATTTGTACTATCCATCGGGGCATTTATTTATATTGTTATGAAGTCAAAATCATTAGATGCTTTGACTCAAAAAATAGCTTGAAAATTTAAAGATAAAACAATTTGAGCCATACCTATTATTGTTGTATTTTTAAGTTTTTGTGGATCAGCATACGGAATGGCTGAAGAAGCTTTAGGGTTTCATATGATTGTTATTCCTTTGATGTTGGTTGCTGGTTTTGATGTATTTACAGCTCTAATAACTGTTCTTCTTGGTGGGGGAATCGGACCAATGTTAGCAACATTTGATCCGTTCTTAATTTTTACTGCAGCAAATGCAGCAAATAATGCTCCACCAATGGATGGATTAATATTTAGATTGGTTGCATGAGTTTTAGTTACAAGTTTCACTTCTGGGTGAATAATGTTTTATGCAAGAAGTGTTAAAAAAAATCCACAACTTTCTTATACATTTTCAACTTTGGAAGAAGATAAAAAATTTTTCCTAAAAGAACAAATTAATGAAGTGCCATTAACAAAAAAAAGAATAGCAATTAGTGTTATCTTCTTATCAATGTTTTTAATTATGATAGCTTATCTTTTTCCTTGAGATACTTTATTTGGAACAAACGCAATGCAAAATGCAGGGTTATGAGTTAACAAATATATCCCTTTCCTAACAGGTCTTGTTCCTGGTATGGGTCATGGTGATATGTTTGTGGTTGCTGGATTTTTCTTGATAGGATCATTAATCGTTACAATTTTAAATTGAGAAAGCGAAGAGTCTTTTATAGAAGACTTAATGGTTGGTGCCAAAGATATGTTGGGAGTAGCATTTATTATCTCTATAGCAGGGGCAATAACTTTTTTACTAAAAGAAACAGGTATGCAATCATTAATGCTTGACGGTATTGAAAAATCAAATGTAAATAATATGAATCCATTTTTATTTATTATAATGACATTCTTATTATTTATTCCGATGTCATTTGCATTACCATCAACTTCTGGATTCTCAAGTGCTGTATTTCCTGTTTGAGGACCTCTAGCAGAACAAATAACTGTTGGTTCTACTGCAACAAATATGGTTTCTGGTAGTATTACTGCATTTGCATATGCAAATGGTACAGCAAATATGATTTCTCCGGCTTCTGGAATTGTTGTTGGAGCAGCACAAATTGGAAGAACAAGTTATGGTACAATAATTAAAGGTACATGAAAATTTCATTTATGTTTATTCTTTATAAATATTTCATTACTTTTAATTGGTACTGGTTTAAATTATACTGGTGCACACATCTTTTAA
- a CDS encoding ABC transporter ATP-binding protein: MKVKKFQSDKAFSVKKFSDSFKMIGETIKHNPWTFVGYLIFTVIDSILYSSITIVVSQMTKSLTTDGQKGNNFLGLSMQWYSWAFIGLAILMLIVVFDYLTNVFTALFSKKVEIYLRIKALKKLVEIDISYYSKNQLGLIMSRVINDSQGSGDSFNDFLLNLLFTSVSFTTMMVFMYMIDPLMASIIFAIFLTLVVIVWVLFVYYRRAIIISIDVKQSIDADITDRLINIRAIKANAAEDRETMRNKELHRKYDEKLSRVIWLQSSLTFFSYTFAWSLPIVAIISAMGLYGNSMDGAELTNLIVAFASATNNILYSLMTLPVWMRGLTKLSNCIMRLNHIYDSKSLLEFIDNPQKVGDIETITFDKVTFNYPESPTKKILPEVSFTFEKNKSYAFVGETGVGKSTIAKLLLRFYDVTSGELLINGKNIKKIDHVDYLNKVGYVEQEPQILYGTVMENLKYPCFDKTDEEAIAAAKKAKIHNYIEKLPKGYDTILGERGFMFSGGQKQRLVIARLFLKDPQLLILDEATSALDNVVEREIQSELDKLMVGRTTVVIAHRLSTIKNVDEIIVLDKDGVSQKGSFDELKEKEGRFKKLYTIGLMK, from the coding sequence ATGAAAGTGAAAAAATTTCAAAGTGATAAGGCTTTTTCTGTAAAGAAATTTTCTGATTCATTTAAAATGATTGGCGAAACCATAAAACATAACCCATGAACATTCGTGGGTTATTTAATATTTACTGTAATTGACTCTATTTTGTACTCTTCAATAACAATTGTTGTTAGTCAAATGACAAAATCTTTAACAACTGATGGACAGAAAGGAAATAATTTTTTAGGTCTTTCAATGCAATGATACAGTTGAGCATTTATTGGACTAGCTATTTTAATGCTTATTGTTGTTTTTGATTATCTAACTAATGTTTTTACAGCACTTTTTTCAAAGAAAGTTGAAATTTATCTTCGTATAAAAGCTTTAAAAAAACTTGTTGAAATTGATATAAGTTATTATTCAAAAAACCAACTTGGTTTAATAATGTCTAGAGTTATAAATGATAGTCAAGGATCTGGAGATTCATTCAATGATTTTCTATTAAACCTTCTTTTCACAAGTGTTAGTTTTACAACAATGATGGTTTTTATGTATATGATAGATCCGTTAATGGCTTCAATAATATTTGCAATATTTTTAACACTTGTTGTTATAGTTTGAGTTTTATTTGTATACTACAGAAGAGCTATAATTATCTCAATTGATGTTAAACAATCAATTGATGCAGACATCACTGATAGATTAATAAATATTAGAGCTATTAAAGCAAATGCGGCAGAAGATAGAGAAACAATGAGAAATAAAGAACTGCATAGAAAGTATGATGAGAAATTAAGTAGAGTAATATGATTACAATCTTCTCTAACATTCTTTTCTTATACATTTGCTTGATCATTGCCCATTGTTGCAATAATTTCAGCAATGGGATTATATGGTAATTCTATGGATGGAGCTGAATTAACAAACTTAATTGTTGCATTTGCTTCAGCTACAAATAATATACTTTATTCATTAATGACTCTTCCTGTATGGATGAGAGGTCTTACAAAGCTATCAAACTGTATTATGAGGCTAAATCACATATATGACTCAAAATCATTATTAGAGTTTATTGATAACCCACAAAAAGTTGGAGATATTGAAACAATTACTTTTGATAAAGTTACATTTAACTATCCAGAGTCTCCAACAAAAAAAATCTTGCCAGAAGTTAGCTTTACTTTTGAAAAAAACAAAAGTTATGCATTTGTCGGAGAAACTGGGGTTGGAAAATCTACAATAGCTAAACTATTGTTAAGATTTTATGATGTAACATCAGGAGAACTGCTTATAAATGGTAAAAATATTAAAAAAATTGATCATGTAGATTATCTAAATAAAGTAGGTTATGTAGAACAAGAGCCACAAATACTATATGGAACTGTTATGGAAAACTTAAAATATCCATGTTTTGATAAAACAGATGAAGAAGCAATTGCAGCTGCAAAAAAAGCAAAAATTCACAATTACATAGAAAAGTTACCAAAAGGTTATGATACAATTTTAGGAGAACGTGGTTTTATGTTTAGTGGAGGGCAAAAACAGCGTCTAGTAATTGCGCGTCTTTTCTTGAAAGACCCACAATTGCTAATTCTCGACGAAGCAACAAGTGCGTTGGATAATGTCGTTGAGAGAGAAATTCAATCAGAGCTAGACAAATTAATGGTGGGTAGAACCACTGTTGTTATCGCACACAGATTAAGTACAATCAAAAACGTCGATGAAATAATTGTTTTAGACAAAGATGGAGTTTCTCAAAAAGGTAGTTTTGATGAGTTGAAAGAAAAAGAAGGAAGATTCAAAAAGCTATACACTATTGGTTTGATGAAATAG
- a CDS encoding PTS lactose/cellobiose transporter subunit IIA produces MNDIKWNEISMEMISCIGTAKSNTIMAIRAAKESDFDKAKDLLKEAETEMTKAHNLHFDIVSREAGGEKLEIKLIFIHAEDQMLTTQAMMDLAKEMIEMYKIINK; encoded by the coding sequence ATGAACGATATTAAATGAAATGAAATATCAATGGAAATGATCTCTTGCATAGGTACTGCAAAGTCAAATACAATAATGGCGATAAGAGCTGCCAAAGAAAGTGATTTTGATAAAGCAAAGGATTTATTAAAAGAAGCTGAAACAGAAATGACAAAAGCTCACAACTTACATTTTGATATAGTTTCTAGAGAAGCTGGTGGAGAAAAATTGGAAATTAAATTAATTTTTATTCATGCAGAAGATCAAATGCTAACAACTCAAGCAATGATGGATTTAGCAAAAGAAATGATTGAAATGTATAAAATTATTAATAAATAA
- a CDS encoding ROK family protein, with translation MPKAFTIDLGATSAKCAFFDHEKVIKTFVFDTTNKTNLLENISKETFKVAAENNIDMEALDFVGIAVCGIVDNETGTVLYSTNLGWTNYPTRIELQKLFNNKNIVVLNDAKAATYGEWSASLNKEPESMALFTIGTGVGGGAIFNRKLVFGDNTGLPSEPGHGGGFQNVFQCSCGLLGCLDPVSSATGIERRLIEVASKSSGPLGEVYSRLKEDLHIIDVADLFKNGDKEVVDVFKENLEPLAKCISVLIHFFDLSMIVIGGGPSNLGEPFLDIIKEDLKKYVLPQFYDKIKITSSGLKDLVGAWGVYKYGVDHIINKK, from the coding sequence ATGCCAAAAGCGTTTACTATTGACTTAGGAGCAACTTCTGCAAAGTGTGCATTCTTTGATCATGAAAAGGTTATCAAAACATTTGTTTTTGATACGACAAATAAAACAAACTTATTAGAAAACATTTCAAAAGAAACTTTTAAAGTTGCAGCTGAAAACAATATCGATATGGAAGCATTAGATTTTGTTGGAATAGCTGTTTGTGGAATTGTTGATAATGAAACAGGAACAGTTCTTTATTCAACTAACTTAGGTTGAACAAACTATCCAACAAGAATTGAATTACAAAAATTATTTAACAACAAAAACATTGTAGTTTTAAATGATGCAAAAGCAGCAACTTATGGAGAATGAAGTGCTTCTTTAAATAAAGAACCAGAATCAATGGCTTTATTCACAATTGGAACTGGAGTTGGAGGAGGAGCTATTTTCAATAGAAAATTAGTTTTTGGAGATAACACAGGATTACCAAGTGAACCAGGACATGGTGGAGGATTCCAAAATGTATTTCAATGTAGTTGTGGATTACTTGGTTGTTTAGACCCAGTTTCTTCAGCAACAGGTATTGAAAGAAGACTTATAGAGGTTGCTTCTAAATCAAGTGGACCTTTAGGTGAAGTTTATTCAAGATTAAAAGAAGATCTACACATTATTGATGTAGCGGACTTGTTTAAAAATGGAGACAAGGAAGTTGTTGATGTTTTCAAAGAAAATTTAGAACCGCTAGCTAAATGTATCTCTGTTTTAATACATTTCTTTGATCTTTCAATGATAGTTATTGGTGGAGGGCCTTCAAATTTAGGAGAACCTTTCTTAGATATTATTAAAGAAGATTTAAAAAAATATGTATTACCACAATTTTATGACAAGATAAAAATAACAAGCTCAGGATTAAAAGACTTAGTTGGAGCTTGAGGGGTTTACAAATATGGAGTAGATCACATTATAAACAAAAAATAA
- a CDS encoding PTS transporter subunit EIIC produces the protein MQKFEKYPDIFELSNNIKANKERRKKLKTEIFDLNNELHTKKLKAKDISSTFNKIRREKEKELTASLDVDLANAKYKKADINKIYDVYNDTISSLKEEYEAKKIKRSEKMRMEIEDLKSKIESSKQQYKDIGIRNKEIKLEVKELWIIKQEDIQNESDRLKSELIELKLEVKSNIYHFNKEYREKYVELISNWKEENHSLVNVGYILRKLKRKRRLKPFEHELDETIYELSLKVNELKIIYKNKIDIEKKKLNDKKLEIRYNSGKSDPVTIKTTVDKITWASGKLSNWKYMVAIKNGFFSLMPLVIVGAMFILVNNIILGAGNGGLFNLFYLSADQLAVLDKVKLIGSYIWNGTYAFFGLLLAGAIAYHLAPYYKVNQWAAAVVGFVSFLIMNPSFWGNLGVFGTSGMFTAMIIGILSTALFGRLSKNEKLKIKMPDSVPDGVAKSFNVLIPYTITAVVFGVTAFGISWIGSAVGEITIGENTVTFMDINGLITVAIQKPLVNAVSGFGGMISIVFIWQILWFMGIHASGILSPIVEPIQLDGLTQNQQALAEGIQPQYVFTNPFMNNFLFMGGTGGTIGLIIAILLFSKRGDYRSMAKITLIPAIFCINEPLLFGLPIVLNPILFIPFVFGPILAGVVAYLATTTGIMPHSSVVVPWTTPPIIGGILTTKSLMGGVIAGVNLVLLISVYSPFVMLANKLEQRDLLNKFAKNKNQNEENIVKLESNLNSVNLNNV, from the coding sequence ATGCAAAAATTTGAAAAATACCCTGATATATTTGAGCTTTCTAATAATATTAAAGCAAACAAAGAAAGAAGAAAGAAGTTAAAAACTGAAATATTTGATCTTAACAATGAGCTTCACACTAAAAAATTAAAGGCAAAAGATATTTCTTCAACTTTTAATAAAATTAGAAGAGAAAAAGAAAAGGAATTAACTGCTTCTTTGGATGTTGATTTAGCGAATGCTAAATATAAAAAAGCTGATATAAACAAAATTTATGATGTTTATAATGACACAATTTCTTCTTTAAAAGAAGAATATGAAGCAAAAAAAATTAAAAGATCTGAAAAAATGCGAATGGAAATAGAGGATTTAAAGTCAAAAATAGAATCTTCTAAGCAACAATATAAAGATATCGGAATAAGAAATAAAGAAATCAAATTAGAAGTTAAAGAGCTTTGAATAATCAAACAAGAGGATATTCAAAATGAATCTGATAGATTAAAATCTGAGTTAATTGAATTAAAACTTGAAGTTAAATCAAATATTTATCACTTTAATAAAGAATACAGAGAAAAGTATGTAGAATTAATTTCTAATTGAAAAGAAGAAAACCACTCATTAGTTAATGTTGGCTATATTCTTAGAAAACTAAAACGTAAAAGAAGATTAAAACCTTTTGAACACGAGTTAGATGAAACAATTTATGAATTATCTCTTAAAGTTAATGAACTTAAGATTATTTATAAAAATAAAATAGATATTGAAAAGAAAAAGTTAAATGATAAAAAATTAGAAATCAGATATAACTCTGGGAAATCAGACCCGGTAACCATCAAAACAACTGTTGATAAAATAACTTGAGCATCAGGTAAATTATCAAACTGAAAATACATGGTTGCTATAAAAAATGGGTTCTTTTCATTAATGCCTCTAGTAATTGTTGGAGCAATGTTTATATTGGTTAACAACATTATCCTTGGAGCAGGAAATGGTGGATTATTCAACTTATTTTACTTATCTGCCGATCAATTGGCAGTTTTGGATAAAGTAAAATTAATTGGTTCTTACATCTGAAATGGTACATATGCATTCTTTGGGTTGCTTTTAGCTGGAGCTATTGCTTATCACTTGGCGCCATACTATAAAGTTAACCAATGAGCTGCTGCTGTTGTAGGGTTTGTTTCATTCCTTATAATGAATCCATCATTTTGAGGAAATTTAGGAGTATTTGGTACTTCTGGAATGTTTACTGCAATGATTATAGGTATTTTATCAACAGCTTTATTTGGAAGACTTTCAAAAAATGAAAAATTAAAAATAAAAATGCCTGACTCAGTACCTGATGGGGTTGCAAAGTCTTTTAACGTTCTAATACCTTATACAATAACTGCTGTTGTTTTCGGGGTTACTGCTTTTGGAATTTCTTGAATAGGTTCTGCTGTGGGAGAAATAACAATCGGAGAAAACACAGTCACATTTATGGATATAAATGGTCTAATTACTGTAGCGATTCAAAAACCACTTGTTAACGCGGTTTCTGGATTTGGTGGAATGATAAGTATAGTATTTATCTGACAAATTTTATGATTCATGGGAATTCATGCAAGTGGTATATTATCACCTATTGTTGAGCCAATTCAACTTGATGGTTTAACTCAAAATCAGCAAGCATTAGCTGAAGGTATACAACCACAATATGTATTTACAAATCCATTTATGAATAACTTCTTATTTATGGGTGGAACTGGAGGAACAATTGGACTTATTATAGCGATTCTTTTATTCTCTAAACGTGGAGATTATAGATCAATGGCTAAAATAACATTAATACCGGCAATATTCTGTATTAATGAACCATTACTATTTGGTTTACCAATTGTTCTAAATCCAATATTGTTCATACCATTTGTGTTTGGACCAATATTGGCAGGTGTTGTTGCTTATCTAGCAACAACTACTGGAATAATGCCTCACTCTAGTGTTGTTGTTCCTTGAACAACACCACCGATTATTGGGGGTATATTAACGACAAAAAGTTTAATGGGTGGTGTAATAGCTGGGGTAAACTTAGTTTTATTAATATCAGTATACTCACCATTCGTAATGTTAGCAAATAAATTAGAACAACGTGATTTATTAAACAAATTTGCTAAAAATAAAAATCAAAATGAAGAAAATATTGTAAAATTAGAAAGTAATTTAAATAGTGTAAATTTAAATAACGTTTAA
- a CDS encoding PTS sugar transporter subunit IIB has translation MNKKVLLACNAGMSTSILVKNMQNYAFEEDINVEIKAVSVNEAKLNGKTWDIVLLGPQVAYELDEIKTYFDTPVFVIDKEDYAKASGEKVLEFALANCK, from the coding sequence ATGAACAAGAAAGTACTTTTAGCTTGCAATGCTGGAATGAGCACATCAATACTTGTTAAAAATATGCAAAACTATGCTTTTGAAGAAGATATCAATGTTGAAATAAAAGCTGTTTCTGTAAATGAAGCAAAACTAAATGGTAAAACATGAGACATAGTTCTTCTAGGGCCGCAAGTTGCATATGAGTTAGATGAAATTAAAACTTACTTTGATACACCTGTTTTTGTAATAGATAAAGAAGATTATGCAAAAGCAAGTGGAGAAAAAGTTTTAGAATTTGCATTGGCAAACTGTAAATAA